Proteins from one Algicella marina genomic window:
- the ilvN gene encoding acetolactate synthase small subunit, which yields MSPLNIKKGTNRQSAYNLRNPLGDEQETHTLTILVDNEAGVLARVIGLFSGRGYNIDSLTVAEVDHTGHRSRITVVTTGTPAVIEQIKAQLGRMVPVHTVNDLTVEGPSVERELALVKVAGKGDKRVEAMRTSEVFRASVVDSTLESFVFEITGSPEKIDAFVSLMVPLGLEEVARTGVAAIARGAGEAAVL from the coding sequence ATGTCGCCACTGAATATCAAGAAGGGCACAAATCGTCAGAGCGCCTATAATCTGCGCAATCCACTCGGCGATGAGCAGGAAACCCATACGCTGACGATCCTGGTGGACAACGAGGCCGGTGTCCTCGCCCGCGTGATCGGCCTCTTTTCAGGCCGCGGCTACAACATCGACAGTCTGACAGTGGCGGAAGTGGACCACACCGGCCACCGTTCCCGCATCACCGTGGTCACCACAGGCACGCCGGCAGTGATCGAGCAGATCAAGGCGCAACTGGGCCGCATGGTGCCCGTTCACACGGTCAACGACCTCACAGTCGAAGGCCCCTCAGTGGAACGCGAACTCGCCTTGGTGAAGGTTGCGGGCAAGGGTGACAAGCGGGTCGAGGCAATGCGCACGTCCGAAGTGTTCCGCGCAAGCGTTGTTGACAGCACACTTGAAAGCTTCGTCTTTGAGATCACCGGCAGTCCCGAAAAGATCGACGCCTTCGTATCGCTGATGGTGCCCCTCGGGCTCGAAGAAGTGGCCCGCACCGGTGTCGCAGCCATCGCCCGTGGTGCCGGCGAGGCAGCAGTTCTCTGA
- a CDS encoding vitamin B12-dependent ribonucleotide reductase, giving the protein MKIDRKFTTKKTGAYGGIGFRKTASEIRNPDGSVVFSLTEFDVPDSWSQVAADVLAQKYFRKAGVPAALKPVKEKGVPSFLWRSVPDEAALKKLPEDERFGGETSAAQVFDRLAGAWCYWGWKGGYFSSEEDAGAYYDEMRYMLASQMAAPNSPQWFNTGLHWAYGIDGPSQGHFYVDYKTGKLTKSTSAYEHPQPHACFIQSVSDDLVNEGGIMDLWTREARLFKYGSGTGTNFSSLRGANEPLGGGGKSSGLMSFLKIGDRAAGAIKSGGTTRRAAKMVICDMDHPDIEDFINWKVVEEQKVASLVAGSKAHEEKLNGIFEAIRTWDGAEADAFDPKRNSGLKTAIRSAKKAMIPETYVKRILQYAEQGYSSIEFPTYDTDWDSDAYLTVSGQNSNNSVRVTDAFLQAVKDDADWALIRRTDGKVAKTVKARDLWDQVGHAAWACADPGIQFHDTVNSWHTCPEDGAIRGSNPCSEYMFLDDTACNLASMNLLTFLKDGKFDAEAYVHATRLWMVTLEISVLMAQFPSPEIAELSYKFRTTGLGYANIGGLLMNMGLGYDSDEGRALCGALTAIMTGVCYATSAEMAEELGAFPGYGPNADHMLRVIRNHRRAAYSETSGYEKLAVNPVPLDAAKCPDRELVDLARAVWDEALTLGEAHGYRNAQSTVIAPTGTIGLVMDCDTTGIEPDFALVKFKKLAGGGYFKIINQSVPAALEKLGYSQAEIGEIVSYAVGHGTLGNAPDINATSLIGHGFGPDEIAKVETALPTAFDIRFVFNQWTLGAEFCSDVLGIPPEKLSDAGFDLLRHLGYTRGQIEAANNHVCGTMTLEGAPHLKEEHYSVFDCANACGKIGERFLSVESHIHMMAAAQSFISGAISKTINMPNDAGIEDCKAAYELSWSLGVKANALYRDGSKLSQPLSSALIEDDDEDLEETLFEAPAGERAQILAEKIIEKVIVKEVARGRAKLPERRKGYTQKAIVGNHKVYLRTGEYEDGKLGEIFIDMHKEGAAFRAMMNNFAIAVSVGLQYGVPLEEFVEAFTFTRFEPAGMVTGNDSIKNATSILDYIFRELAVSYLDRTDLAHVKPEGQGFDDIGRGEEEGVSNVRPVDPEVSQASIEMIKQVSSTGYLRKRLPQELMVLQGGAATAALDTGLSVEATSSVTTVEAISATVLDERAKAKMQGYEGDPCGECGNFTLVRNGTCMKCNTCGGTSGCS; this is encoded by the coding sequence ATGAAAATTGACCGCAAATTCACGACGAAAAAGACAGGGGCCTACGGGGGCATCGGCTTTCGCAAGACTGCCTCGGAGATCCGCAACCCGGACGGCTCCGTCGTCTTTTCGCTGACGGAATTCGATGTACCTGACAGCTGGAGCCAAGTGGCCGCGGATGTGCTGGCGCAGAAATACTTCCGCAAGGCAGGCGTACCGGCGGCACTGAAGCCGGTGAAGGAAAAGGGTGTGCCAAGTTTCCTGTGGCGCTCCGTGCCCGATGAGGCAGCACTGAAGAAACTGCCGGAGGATGAACGGTTCGGAGGCGAGACGAGTGCTGCGCAGGTGTTCGACCGCTTGGCGGGTGCGTGGTGTTACTGGGGCTGGAAAGGCGGTTATTTCAGTTCCGAAGAGGATGCCGGCGCCTATTACGATGAGATGCGTTACATGCTTGCATCCCAGATGGCTGCACCCAACAGCCCGCAGTGGTTCAACACCGGTCTCCATTGGGCCTACGGTATTGACGGACCGAGCCAGGGCCATTTCTACGTGGATTACAAAACGGGCAAGCTGACCAAATCGACCAGCGCCTATGAACACCCGCAGCCGCATGCCTGCTTCATCCAGAGTGTCTCGGACGACCTGGTGAACGAGGGCGGTATCATGGACCTGTGGACGCGCGAGGCGCGGCTGTTCAAGTACGGTTCCGGCACCGGCACCAACTTCTCCTCTCTGCGCGGGGCCAACGAGCCGCTTGGCGGCGGTGGCAAGTCTTCGGGCCTGATGTCGTTCCTGAAGATTGGCGACCGGGCGGCGGGTGCGATCAAATCCGGTGGCACCACACGGCGGGCGGCCAAGATGGTGATCTGCGACATGGATCACCCTGATATCGAGGACTTCATCAACTGGAAGGTCGTGGAAGAACAGAAGGTCGCTTCTCTGGTGGCTGGCTCCAAGGCGCATGAGGAGAAGCTGAACGGCATTTTCGAAGCGATCCGGACATGGGACGGAGCGGAAGCGGATGCCTTCGATCCCAAGCGGAATTCCGGGTTGAAGACCGCGATCCGCAGCGCCAAGAAGGCGATGATTCCAGAGACTTATGTCAAACGTATTCTCCAGTATGCGGAGCAGGGATATTCCTCGATCGAGTTCCCGACGTATGACACGGACTGGGATTCCGATGCCTATCTGACGGTTTCCGGGCAGAACTCCAACAACTCGGTTCGTGTGACCGATGCGTTTCTGCAGGCCGTCAAGGACGATGCCGACTGGGCATTGATCCGGCGCACGGATGGCAAGGTGGCCAAGACTGTCAAGGCACGGGACCTCTGGGATCAGGTGGGGCACGCGGCATGGGCCTGTGCTGACCCGGGCATCCAGTTCCATGACACGGTGAATTCCTGGCACACCTGCCCGGAGGATGGTGCGATCCGCGGTTCCAACCCGTGTTCGGAATACATGTTCCTCGACGACACGGCGTGTAACCTCGCCTCGATGAACCTGCTGACGTTCCTGAAGGACGGCAAGTTCGACGCGGAAGCCTATGTTCATGCCACGCGGCTGTGGATGGTAACACTGGAAATCTCTGTGCTGATGGCGCAGTTCCCGAGCCCCGAGATTGCAGAACTTTCCTACAAGTTCCGCACCACCGGGCTTGGATATGCCAACATCGGCGGCCTGCTGATGAACATGGGGCTGGGCTACGACAGTGACGAGGGCCGGGCACTCTGCGGCGCGCTGACTGCGATCATGACGGGTGTCTGTTACGCGACGTCGGCAGAAATGGCGGAAGAACTGGGTGCTTTCCCGGGCTACGGACCAAACGCGGACCACATGCTGCGTGTAATCCGCAACCATCGCCGTGCGGCCTATTCGGAAACTTCCGGCTACGAGAAGCTGGCCGTGAACCCGGTACCGCTGGATGCTGCCAAATGCCCCGACCGGGAACTGGTGGATCTGGCCCGCGCCGTCTGGGACGAAGCGCTGACGCTGGGTGAAGCTCATGGTTATCGCAACGCCCAGTCGACGGTGATTGCCCCGACCGGAACAATCGGCCTGGTGATGGATTGCGATACGACCGGCATCGAACCCGACTTTGCCCTGGTTAAGTTCAAGAAGCTCGCGGGGGGCGGGTACTTCAAGATCATTAACCAGTCTGTGCCCGCAGCGTTGGAGAAGCTCGGCTATTCTCAGGCTGAGATTGGCGAGATTGTCTCCTACGCTGTCGGTCACGGAACGCTTGGCAACGCACCGGACATCAACGCGACATCACTGATCGGCCACGGTTTCGGCCCGGACGAGATCGCAAAGGTGGAAACGGCGTTGCCGACGGCGTTCGACATTCGCTTCGTCTTCAACCAGTGGACGCTGGGCGCGGAGTTCTGCTCCGACGTGCTCGGCATCCCACCGGAGAAGCTGAGCGATGCCGGGTTCGATCTACTGCGTCACCTCGGCTACACGCGCGGCCAGATCGAGGCTGCCAACAATCACGTGTGCGGAACCATGACGCTGGAAGGTGCGCCGCATCTGAAAGAGGAGCATTACAGCGTCTTCGATTGCGCCAACGCCTGTGGCAAGATCGGCGAGCGGTTCCTTTCCGTGGAAAGCCACATCCACATGATGGCGGCGGCGCAGAGCTTCATCTCCGGCGCGATCTCCAAGACGATCAACATGCCCAATGATGCGGGTATCGAGGATTGCAAGGCGGCCTACGAGTTGAGCTGGTCGCTCGGCGTCAAGGCTAACGCGCTCTATCGTGACGGCTCGAAACTGAGCCAGCCGCTTTCGTCGGCACTGATCGAGGACGATGACGAGGATCTGGAAGAAACCTTGTTCGAGGCTCCTGCTGGTGAGCGGGCGCAGATCCTGGCTGAGAAGATCATCGAGAAGGTGATTGTGAAGGAAGTCGCGCGCGGGCGTGCCAAGCTGCCGGAGCGGCGGAAGGGCTACACGCAGAAGGCCATTGTCGGCAACCACAAGGTGTATCTGCGGACCGGCGAGTACGAGGACGGCAAGCTGGGCGAAATCTTCATCGACATGCACAAGGAGGGTGCGGCATTCCGGGCGATGATGAACAACTTCGCCATCGCCGTGTCGGTCGGGCTTCAGTACGGCGTGCCGCTGGAAGAGTTTGTGGAAGCTTTCACTTTCACTCGGTTCGAGCCGGCTGGGATGGTGACGGGCAACGACAGCATCAAGAATGCGACCTCGATCCTTGATTACATCTTCCGGGAATTGGCGGTCAGCTACCTCGACCGGACCGATTTGGCCCATGTGAAGCCCGAAGGGCAGGGGTTTGACGACATCGGCCGCGGTGAGGAAGAGGGCGTCTCCAATGTCCGACCCGTCGATCCGGAGGTAAGCCAGGCGTCCATCGAGATGATCAAGCAGGTCAGTTCGACGGGATACCTGCGCAAGCGCCTGCCACAGGAACTGATGGTTCTGCAGGGCGGCGCGGCGACGGCGGCGTTGGACACGGGGCTGTCGGTCGAAGCGACGAGTAGCGTGACAACGGTGGAGGCGATCTCCGCCACCGTTCTCGACGAACGCGCCAAGGCCAAGATGCAGGGTTACGAGGGCGATCCCTGCGGCGAGTGCGGAAATTTCACGCTGGTGCGTAACGGCACCTGCATGAAATGCAACACATGCGGCGGCACTTCCGGGTGCAGCTGA
- a CDS encoding aromatic ring-hydroxylating oxygenase subunit alpha — protein sequence MYDQAQLIQELASVTRPVGEARGLPSHFYTSPAAFDFERERIFRDGWAAIGFGADVPEPGDARPVEFLGMPLLLLRDRTGTLRVFENVCRHRGMILVQAPGNFGGVIRCPYHSWCYSQDGRLRATPHVGGPGINTHPSIDPAQTGLIPVRMGVFLDTIFVNISGVAEPFEEFIAPLASRWTDFADRPLFAGRDSTFTLDVACNWKLAVENYCESYHLPWVHPGLNSYSKLEDHYNIEQPGHFSGQGTRVYNPRLSPTEAFPDFADLPEYWDSAAEYVALYPNILLGVHRDHVFAIRLDPKAPGHTLENVALYYTSRAAAESDEFADLRASNARLWKDVFVEDIFVVEGMQKGRGAPGFDGGRFSAVMDSPTHMFHSWAASRLG from the coding sequence ATGTACGATCAGGCACAACTGATACAGGAACTTGCGTCTGTGACGCGCCCGGTCGGCGAGGCCCGTGGCCTTCCAAGTCATTTCTACACCAGCCCGGCCGCATTTGATTTCGAGCGGGAGCGAATCTTTCGCGACGGTTGGGCCGCAATCGGATTCGGCGCGGATGTTCCCGAACCGGGCGATGCCCGTCCTGTCGAATTTCTCGGCATGCCCCTTCTGCTTCTGCGCGATCGAACCGGCACCTTGCGGGTGTTTGAGAATGTCTGCCGCCACCGGGGCATGATTCTCGTCCAAGCGCCGGGAAATTTCGGCGGCGTCATCCGTTGTCCGTACCACAGCTGGTGCTACAGTCAGGATGGCCGCCTGCGCGCCACCCCACATGTCGGCGGCCCAGGTATCAACACGCATCCCAGCATCGATCCCGCACAAACCGGTCTCATCCCGGTGCGCATGGGTGTGTTCTTGGATACGATTTTCGTCAACATCTCAGGTGTTGCGGAACCATTTGAGGAGTTTATCGCCCCGCTGGCCAGCCGCTGGACAGACTTTGCCGATCGCCCACTGTTCGCCGGCCGGGACAGCACCTTCACGCTGGATGTCGCCTGCAACTGGAAGCTGGCGGTAGAAAATTATTGCGAAAGCTACCATCTGCCATGGGTCCACCCCGGCCTGAACAGCTATTCGAAGCTGGAGGACCACTACAACATCGAGCAGCCCGGCCATTTTTCCGGTCAGGGCACCCGCGTCTACAATCCTCGCCTGTCACCCACGGAAGCGTTCCCCGACTTTGCCGATCTCCCGGAATACTGGGACAGCGCCGCCGAATATGTCGCCCTTTACCCCAACATCCTGCTCGGCGTTCACCGTGACCATGTGTTCGCCATCCGCCTCGATCCAAAAGCACCGGGTCATACCCTGGAGAACGTAGCCCTCTACTATACGTCCCGCGCGGCAGCTGAGAGCGATGAGTTCGCCGATCTGCGGGCCAGCAATGCCCGATTGTGGAAAGACGTGTTTGTCGAAGACATTTTCGTTGTCGAAGGCATGCAAAAGGGTCGCGGCGCCCCGGGTTTCGACGGCGGCCGCTTTTCGGCCGTGATGGACAGCCCCACCCACATGTTCCACTCATGGGCGGCAAGCCGCCTTGGATAG
- a CDS encoding aldose epimerase family protein — MPAVIGQFDGQDVREAVLESAEARVSILNYGCVIRDWRVEAFGRAVPCVLGFSEFAPYPVHSKSFGIIAGRVANRIGGASFELGGQRYDLKANEGANILHGGPKGLGSVVWDMEMSGPNTVILRYVSPDGEMGFPGRVEFEVVFRLLGLELVCEMRGVPDRPTPINLAQHNYYNLNGGGDVLGHVLEIAADLYTPVDEALIPTGELLPVGGTHLDFRTPVLIGERDLQRQGIDHNLVLASGDARKLDEPVASLWSEDTGLELQLFSDQPGLQLFNAPTMEIPVPGHDGASYGAFGGVCLEPQGFPDAVNRPEFPDVVATPEKPYFQRLGMRIAPV; from the coding sequence ATGCCAGCGGTGATCGGACAATTCGATGGGCAGGATGTGCGTGAGGCAGTGCTGGAGAGTGCTGAGGCGCGGGTTTCGATCCTCAATTACGGCTGTGTCATCCGCGACTGGCGGGTGGAAGCCTTCGGCAGGGCGGTGCCGTGCGTCTTGGGGTTTTCGGAGTTTGCCCCCTATCCGGTTCATTCGAAGTCCTTCGGGATCATCGCCGGGCGTGTTGCCAACCGGATCGGCGGCGCGTCGTTCGAGTTAGGCGGCCAGAGGTACGACCTGAAAGCCAACGAAGGGGCGAACATCCTGCACGGTGGGCCGAAGGGGTTGGGCAGCGTGGTGTGGGACATGGAAATGTCCGGTCCGAACACGGTCATCCTGCGTTATGTCAGCCCCGACGGGGAGATGGGGTTCCCTGGCCGTGTAGAATTCGAAGTCGTGTTCCGTTTGCTCGGGCTGGAACTTGTCTGCGAAATGCGCGGCGTACCGGACCGGCCGACGCCGATTAATCTGGCGCAGCACAATTATTATAACCTCAATGGCGGAGGCGATGTGCTGGGGCATGTGCTGGAAATCGCTGCCGACCTTTATACGCCCGTCGATGAAGCTCTGATTCCGACAGGAGAATTGTTGCCCGTGGGGGGGACGCACCTCGATTTCCGGACACCGGTGTTGATCGGAGAGCGCGACCTTCAGCGGCAGGGGATCGACCATAATCTGGTGTTGGCCAGTGGCGACGCACGTAAGCTAGACGAACCGGTTGCCTCACTCTGGTCCGAGGATACCGGGCTGGAATTGCAACTGTTCAGTGACCAGCCGGGTCTGCAACTGTTCAACGCACCGACGATGGAGATCCCGGTGCCGGGCCACGATGGGGCAAGCTACGGCGCGTTCGGCGGCGTCTGTCTCGAACCGCAGGGATTTCCGGATGCTGTCAACCGGCCGGAGTTTCCCGATGTCGTGGCGACGCCGGAGAAGCCGTATTTTCAACGGCTGGGAATGCGGATCGCACCTGTCTGA
- a CDS encoding Ldh family oxidoreductase, with protein sequence MSGTERLSLAEAGRLARAALEASDVSADNAASTARALILAEIDGQGGHGLSRIPSYTAQSRAGKVKGHAVPEITSVRPGAFRVDAAHGFAFPAFDLALPELVARTRILGVASAAVHRSHHFGVAGHHCERLAEEGLVAFVYGNAPKAMAPWGAKTPVLGTNPIAFAAPMHEAPLVIDMATTTVARGKILAAREIGEPIPEGWAFAPDGTPTTDAALALQGTVAPMGGAKGAALALMVEVMSACLAGAALGTEASSLFDTEGEPPNLGQVILSLDPEALSGGAFEDRIAKLAAIYDDLDGARLPGSRRLAARERAAADGLQVKTALLDQIRKIGEGGR encoded by the coding sequence ATGAGCGGAACCGAACGGCTGAGCCTCGCCGAAGCGGGAAGGCTGGCGCGGGCGGCGCTGGAAGCCTCCGACGTGAGCGCTGACAATGCGGCGAGTACTGCGCGGGCGCTGATCCTCGCCGAGATCGACGGGCAGGGCGGGCACGGGCTGTCGCGCATTCCGAGTTACACCGCGCAAAGCCGCGCCGGCAAGGTAAAGGGCCATGCGGTTCCGGAGATCACTTCGGTTCGGCCGGGGGCCTTCCGCGTGGATGCAGCACACGGGTTTGCCTTTCCGGCCTTCGATCTGGCGCTGCCGGAACTGGTGGCGCGGACGCGCATCCTCGGGGTGGCGTCCGCGGCCGTTCATCGCTCCCACCATTTCGGGGTAGCGGGGCATCACTGTGAGCGGTTGGCGGAGGAAGGACTGGTGGCTTTCGTCTATGGCAACGCGCCGAAGGCGATGGCGCCCTGGGGGGCTAAGACACCTGTGCTCGGGACCAATCCGATCGCCTTCGCCGCGCCGATGCATGAGGCGCCGTTGGTGATCGATATGGCGACAACAACGGTGGCGCGGGGAAAGATCCTGGCGGCGCGGGAGATCGGTGAGCCGATTCCGGAAGGTTGGGCCTTCGCCCCCGACGGAACGCCGACCACGGACGCGGCGCTGGCGTTGCAGGGCACTGTGGCGCCGATGGGCGGGGCCAAGGGGGCGGCACTGGCGCTGATGGTCGAGGTGATGTCGGCCTGCCTCGCCGGAGCGGCGCTTGGGACGGAAGCAAGCAGCCTGTTCGACACCGAGGGGGAGCCGCCGAACCTGGGACAGGTGATCCTTTCCCTTGACCCCGAGGCGCTGTCCGGCGGCGCGTTCGAGGACAGGATTGCGAAACTCGCCGCGATATATGACGATCTCGACGGGGCACGGCTGCCCGGAAGCCGCCGCCTCGCCGCACGGGAACGGGCGGCAGCCGACGGCTTGCAGGTGAAAACCGCATTGCTGGACCAGATCCGGAAGATCGGGGAGGGAGGGCGGTGA
- a CDS encoding UxaA family hydrolase, whose translation MFDATETTVQAWRRENGRVGVRNHVIILPVDDISNAACEAVANNVKGTMALPHAYGRLQFGEDLDLHFRTMIGTGANPNVAAVIVIGIEPEWTQVIVDGIAKTGKPVEGFSIEQKGDFETIRQASWKAKEFVHWATELPKEDCGLTELWVSTKCGESDTTTGLSSCPTVGNMYDKLLPHGLYGCFGETSEITGAEHICAKRAATPEAAEKFMKIFQAYQDEVIEPFKTSDLSDSQPTKGNILGGLTTIEEKALGNLEKIGRTSTYIDALEPAEAPAKGAGLYFMDTSSAAAECVTLMAAAGYVVHTFPTGQGNVVGNPIVPVIKISGNPRTLRTMAEHIDVDVTGVLTREMTIDQAGDALIEMIRRTANGRVTAAEALGHREFVMTKLYRSA comes from the coding sequence ATGTTCGATGCGACGGAGACGACGGTGCAGGCCTGGCGGCGCGAAAACGGCCGGGTGGGCGTGCGCAACCACGTGATCATCCTGCCGGTGGACGATATCTCGAACGCCGCCTGCGAGGCGGTGGCCAACAACGTGAAGGGCACGATGGCGCTGCCGCATGCCTACGGGCGCTTGCAGTTCGGCGAGGATCTGGACCTGCATTTCCGCACGATGATCGGCACGGGCGCGAACCCCAACGTGGCCGCGGTGATCGTGATCGGGATCGAGCCGGAATGGACGCAGGTGATCGTGGACGGCATCGCCAAGACGGGCAAGCCGGTGGAAGGGTTCTCGATCGAGCAGAAGGGCGATTTCGAGACGATCCGGCAGGCGAGCTGGAAGGCCAAGGAGTTCGTGCACTGGGCGACGGAGCTGCCCAAGGAGGATTGCGGGCTGACCGAGCTGTGGGTTTCCACCAAGTGCGGCGAGAGCGACACGACGACGGGGCTTTCAAGCTGCCCGACGGTGGGCAACATGTACGACAAGCTGCTGCCGCACGGGCTGTACGGCTGTTTCGGCGAGACGTCCGAAATCACCGGGGCGGAGCATATCTGCGCCAAGCGCGCCGCAACGCCCGAGGCGGCGGAAAAGTTCATGAAGATATTTCAGGCTTATCAGGACGAGGTGATCGAGCCGTTCAAGACCTCGGACCTTTCCGACAGCCAGCCGACCAAGGGCAACATCCTCGGCGGGCTGACGACCATCGAGGAGAAAGCTTTAGGCAACCTCGAGAAGATCGGGCGGACCTCGACCTATATCGATGCGTTGGAGCCGGCAGAGGCTCCGGCGAAGGGCGCGGGGCTCTATTTCATGGACACCAGTTCCGCGGCGGCGGAATGCGTGACGCTGATGGCCGCGGCGGGCTACGTGGTGCACACGTTCCCCACTGGGCAGGGCAACGTGGTGGGCAACCCGATCGTGCCGGTGATCAAGATTTCCGGCAACCCGCGCACGCTGCGCACGATGGCCGAGCACATTGACGTGGACGTGACCGGCGTGCTGACGCGCGAGATGACGATCGACCAGGCGGGCGATGCGCTGATCGAGATGATCCGGCGCACGGCCAACGGGCGCGTCACGGCGGCGGAAGCTCTCGGACACCGGGAGTTCGTGATGACGAAGCTGTACCGATCCGCCTGA
- a CDS encoding UxaA family hydrolase: MGVPQLLVHDARDNVGVVVVEGLTAGTEMLGVITHDNSDFRLTAGADIPIGHKVALTDLKAGDTVIKYGEDIGRMVGDAAKGGHVHVHNMKTKRW; this comes from the coding sequence ATGGGTGTGCCGCAACTGCTTGTGCATGATGCACGAGACAACGTGGGTGTCGTGGTCGTGGAGGGCCTGACCGCAGGCACGGAAATGCTGGGCGTGATCACCCACGACAACAGCGATTTCCGGCTGACGGCGGGGGCCGACATTCCCATCGGCCACAAGGTCGCGCTGACCGACCTGAAGGCCGGGGACACGGTGATCAAGTACGGCGAGGATATCGGCAGGATGGTGGGCGATGCCGCCAAGGGCGGGCACGTGCACGTGCACAACATGAAAACCAAGCGCTGGTAG
- a CDS encoding GntR family transcriptional regulator: MKAEARPLYAQVRATLTHRIAEGAWTAGEALPSEFALAAELGVSQGTVRKALNEMAADHEVERRQGLGTFVPVHTPERALFHFFRITDPTGAPLMPGPISTQVRKVPCPEELSAEFPKSRTVWQIRRLRAFSGAPALVEDIHLDPAVINDPGPAANLPNALYPHYQATAGVSVARAEDFIQATSASQEIASELAVSPGTPLLTIERRAFDLKNRLIEHRRTSLLPTNAGYRVHLR, from the coding sequence ATGAAAGCCGAAGCCCGCCCGCTCTACGCGCAAGTTCGCGCAACCCTTACCCATCGCATCGCGGAAGGCGCCTGGACTGCAGGGGAAGCGCTGCCATCGGAATTCGCACTGGCCGCCGAACTCGGTGTCAGTCAGGGAACTGTGCGCAAGGCCCTGAATGAAATGGCCGCTGATCACGAAGTGGAGCGTCGGCAGGGTCTTGGCACCTTTGTCCCCGTGCACACTCCGGAAAGAGCCCTGTTTCACTTTTTCCGCATCACCGATCCGACCGGTGCACCTCTGATGCCGGGGCCAATTTCCACGCAGGTACGAAAGGTTCCATGCCCCGAAGAGCTTTCCGCTGAGTTTCCGAAATCCCGCACTGTCTGGCAGATCCGACGGCTGCGTGCCTTCTCCGGCGCACCTGCGCTGGTGGAGGATATTCATCTAGATCCCGCGGTCATCAACGATCCCGGTCCAGCCGCCAACCTGCCCAATGCCCTTTATCCTCATTATCAGGCGACTGCGGGCGTGTCGGTCGCGCGGGCGGAAGACTTCATTCAGGCCACGTCAGCATCGCAAGAGATCGCAAGTGAATTGGCTGTTAGTCCCGGCACACCATTGTTAACGATCGAGCGTCGGGCCTTTGATCTCAAGAACCGACTAATTGAACACCGGCGCACTTCGCTGCTGCCGACCAATGCGGGCTATCGCGTCCATCTTCGTTAG
- a CDS encoding DUF192 domain-containing protein, protein MSFLFLLFVGGTAVADCAPGVAEFRDDALQAQFRVDVVDTVESRARGLMFVEQMGMFEGMLFVYDRPQQVSFWMKNTLIPLDMIFMDAAGVVQKVHANAVPGDLTGIPGGDAIQYVLEINGGVAEELGIRPGAEMRHPAIGTAAAWGCD, encoded by the coding sequence TTGTCTTTTCTGTTCCTTTTGTTCGTTGGCGGGACAGCCGTTGCGGACTGTGCGCCCGGCGTCGCTGAATTTCGCGATGACGCTCTACAGGCACAGTTCCGCGTGGATGTCGTCGACACGGTTGAAAGCCGTGCCCGCGGACTGATGTTCGTCGAACAAATGGGTATGTTTGAAGGAATGCTGTTCGTCTACGACCGACCGCAACAGGTCAGTTTCTGGATGAAGAACACCCTTATCCCGCTGGATATGATATTCATGGATGCGGCGGGTGTCGTTCAGAAGGTCCATGCCAACGCCGTGCCGGGGGATCTTACCGGAATTCCGGGCGGCGATGCCATTCAGTATGTGCTGGAGATCAATGGCGGCGTGGCGGAGGAACTTGGCATCCGCCCCGGCGCCGAGATGCGCCATCCGGCTATCGGCACTGCGGCGGCATGGGGTTGCGACTGA
- a CDS encoding cold-shock protein: MMKGHVKWFDSTKGYGFVIVDDDDGDVLLHANVLRNFGRSSVAEGARITMEVQGTERGRQAVEILEIEVVAGEENEGAKEESAFVIEKVDAPLQPARVKWFDKVKGFGFVNAFGDPEDVFVHMEVLRHFGLSDLLPGEAVCVRCKRGPRGKTAAEIRSWDFANTALKDEAKPAAKAAGVREG, translated from the coding sequence ATGATGAAAGGTCACGTTAAGTGGTTCGACTCAACCAAGGGTTACGGATTCGTAATCGTCGATGACGACGATGGCGACGTTTTGCTCCATGCAAACGTGCTCCGAAATTTCGGGCGGAGTTCTGTGGCAGAAGGTGCCCGGATCACGATGGAGGTGCAGGGCACCGAGCGCGGCCGGCAGGCGGTGGAGATCCTCGAGATCGAAGTCGTTGCCGGTGAAGAAAACGAAGGCGCGAAGGAAGAATCCGCATTTGTCATTGAAAAGGTTGATGCTCCGCTGCAGCCCGCACGGGTGAAGTGGTTCGACAAGGTCAAGGGCTTCGGGTTCGTCAATGCTTTCGGTGATCCCGAAGATGTTTTCGTGCACATGGAGGTGCTGCGACATTTCGGATTGTCCGATCTCTTGCCGGGTGAGGCGGTTTGTGTGCGCTGCAAGCGCGGCCCGCGCGGCAAAACCGCCGCCGAGATCCGTTCCTGGGATTTCGCCAACACGGCCTTGAAGGATGAGGCCAAGCCGGCCGCCAAGGCAGCGGGCGTGCGCGAAGGGTGA